The sequence GAAATCGAGGAATGCATCAAGAATATGGTGGCGGCAGGTTCCGCAACGGCACGATTCTTCACACAGCAGAATCCGGATATCCGCTATTACGTCAAGACCCCGGAACGAGCCGCGGGACGTTTCCGCGACGTGATCCTTGTTTGCGCCGAATCCGAAGGCGTTACTGGAGTCAACGGCGACAACAAGATAGCCGTCTGTTCCACTCTGGCAAAGCACGAAACCCACGTCTACATTTCCGAAACGGATCTCGCCAAGCAGGGCAATGCCAAGCACAATCTCTTCTGGGACTGGATCACCTACCTGCAGGCCAAGGACTTCACCGAAAAGAACGACCTTCATACAGCAGGGTCCGACATTCACGATTCCATCGTCGACGCCCTTAAGAAAGAAAACTTCCAGGTCGAAGACTCCTTTACCAAGGGAGGCATTCCTGTGGGACCGGTCGTGGCAGACGCCAATAATCCTAGCCGCTTCCTAGCACTCATCGAAGACGACTGCACTACGGAACGTTTCCGTGAATCCGTGGAAGACCGCGACTATATCCGTCCTACCATCCTGAAACAGACTGGCTGGAAGGTCCTGGCGCTCTGGCTCCCCTTCTGGTACATGGCAAATCAGGATGAAGTCAGCCACCTGGTAACAACGCTCGCCATCGAACAAAGTATCGCTCCGCCTCCCGCCAGCGACGAAGAACCGGAAGATGAAGACGAACTGGAAATGCCCGTCAGCGAAGGACCGCAGGTGGTGGCCTACCAGGTGCAACACCCTAAGATCGAGGGCACGCCCCACGACAAGCCTATTGCTGAACTGCCGGCTGCAGCCATTATCACCCAGCTGAAATTCTACGTAGATCACGAGGCACCGATTCACGAAGAGATCCTGATCCAGCGAATTCTGGAGCTGCATCACGTGGATCGCGCAGGTCCTGTACTCCAAAAGGCACTGACCGAAGCCCTGAACCAAGGTCTTCAGAAAAAGCGCTTCGTCAAGACCGGCCCCTTCTACTATTCCCTCAAGCCCCAGGAATTGGTTCCCCGCAACAGGAGCGGCCGCCCGGACTTCGAGAGGAACCTGGTTTTTGTTGGTCCTGAAGAACGAGCCCTGCTCCCCTCCAGCATGGACGAACACGCTATCAAACAGGCACTCGGCCTGCTAGTGTAAAAAGTCTAACGGTTATACAAGAAAAAGGTACTGCGGACAACCGCAGTACCTTTTTTAATCTTTGCAGCAAGGAATCTCACAGCCCCAAAGGTCCGACAATTCCCTTCTACTTAACCTTTACTACAAACGCATTGATATTATAGGCAGAAAGTTCGCGAGCCTTATCTTCAGCGGCTTTCTTAGTAGTCCATCCACCGCCACGAAGCTTGTAGAACGGAGTATCGAATACAACCTGGATTGCATAACCCGTGCTAGCGGAAAGCTGGGCACGACGACGCTGAGCCGCATCAAAGTCAGCAACAGCTTCGAACTGCAGCATATAGTAACCGTCAGACTTGCCGGACTTGGTATTTGCCTTAACCACGGCGGCATTCTGCTGGGAATCAGCAGAATCTCTGAGGGACGCATTCAATACAGGCTTATATTCATGGCCCCTGAAAAGGGAATCCAGATCTGTGGGTTCGGCAGCAAACGCAGCAGAAACACCCAGAGCAAAAAGCGATACAACAGCTAAAATTTTTCGCATGGAGAAAATATAATAAAAAAGGAGCGGATAAATCCGCCCCTTTTTAAAGCACTTGTTATCAAGACTTAGTTGTTCTTCTTGAAGTCTTCCCATGTGCGATCAATGGGATATGCATTCTTAGACTTCTTGATACCGAACATGGAAGTCTTGTCCTTGCGGTTTTCCTTAGAACCGTTGATTCTGACGTAGGTATCGATCTTGGTGATGTATGCACCAGTACCAACCAAGCGGCCATTATCAGAAGTCATGTTCCAACCGATGTAGTAGTTGGTGCCATGAGTAGTACAGTTCTTGCCAGCACCACCGAAGAAGTACTTCTTGTTGTGCTGGAAGTTCAGATCGTCATCGCAGTAGATCTTTGCAGAGGAACTTGCCACATAAGCACCCAGGTTGGTGAAGTATTCAACCTTGTAGTAGAAGTAGAAGTCACTCATATCAACGTCTTCGTTAGCAACCTTCTTCTTGTCGTACAGAGCCTTCATATCAGACTTGACCAAGTGACCCGGGATACCCCACTTGCTCTTGATGACCTGTTCGTTTCCGTCCAGAGAAGAGACAGGGATCGCGGTAATCGGGCTTGCGCAAGAATCAAGGAGACATTCAGCAGCATTGCCAGTGTAGGCGAAGTTCACATCGTAAACACCCACTTCGGCGTCACCGGTAACCAGCACCCAACGAGAGGGCAGACGCTTGGTTTCGTTGTAACCAGTGGGAGAGTTCCAGTGGTAATCTACGTCAAAGGAAGTACGCATTTCATTTGCACCGTAAGCGGTGGAATCCATGTTATCGCGCCAGATAAGCTTAGTCAGGTCGCCGCCCAGACGCAGGTAGTCACCAGCATGGGGAGACAGAGCGTTACTAGACGTCTTGTAAATCACGTCAATCTTGCCGTAGCCATCTTCACGAGAACTAGGAACAGGAACGATAGAAGAGGTCACCACAGTACCAGTCGGACCAGTTGCAGAAGCGAACTTGGCAACAGAGTCAAGGCTAGTTGCAGAATTCAGGTAGAAGTCGAAGGAAGTAGTGTTGGTCGGATCCAGCAAGGTCACCGGTTCAGAGAGAATCACGGTCAAGTTGTCGTAACCACTCAGTTCACCATCCTTATTCTTCTGGGAAATCACGATTGCTTCGATAGGTACAGGAGCGATACGATCCACGATGTTGCCTTCAAAGCCCTGCTTGATGTGCTTACCATTATCATCGAAGGATGCATAAGAGTAAACCTTACCGGTACCAGCAGTCTTAATGCGGCTAGAAAGGGTCAGGCCGCCAACTTCGAGGCGATTGTCGCAATAGCCAGTAGCAGCATCGAGATTCAAGCAGGAATACTGAGTCTTATTGACGATAACATTGCAGTACTTAACGGAGTCAGCCTTAAGGGTAGACATACCGTCCTTGAAGGGATAAATCGTATCCGCAGCAACAGAATCCCACAAGATGCAGATCTGTTCCGGCAGAGAGTCCTTATGAATATTGCGGTTGAAGTAGATGGCGATAGAGTCACCCACACCGTCCAGATATTCGCTAGCAACATAGTCGCTATAAATCTTCATAGCTTCAACAGGAGCACCCTTTACGTCGAAGATATCAGCAAACTGCGGCACAGGTACCGGCGGTTCACGGAAGTAAATCGGGTGGTAGTGAGCCATGATAGCATCGCTACCGTTACCAGAAATGGAGATTCTGGCCGGGTTGCTGTTAGCAGGATTTTCAGCATCATAACGATAGGTCTTACATTCATTACCGCTGCAACGGATCTGCACTCTTGCAAAGCCATTTTCGAAGGGTTCAGATGCAGAAAGTACAAGACCTTCAGATGCCACGCCGGCAGCCATAGTCAAGCCAACGTTACAATCGTCGCACTTGTAGTAGGCAAAGGAACCATCGGCCTGCTTGGAGGGCTTCAGAATAACCATGTTGAAGTCCTGATCGGTATCAGTCCAACGTTCTTCGAAACCAGGAGCGGCGGGATCATCACCAGTAATTTCCTTCCAGTTGGAATCCCTGGAATCTACGAAGGCAAGCTGCGGCAGGTAGAAGGTCAGAGACAGAGCCTGCTTACCAGATGCGGTAGAAATCTTGTAGGTTTCCATGGAGTAATTCATATCACCAAGGTCAACAGTGACATAGACGGTATCAATACCACCATCGGGGCCAAAGCTGCGAGCAGCACCCGGATCAATGGGGGTAAAGGAGCCATCTGCTTCCTTAACGAAGTACTGCAGGTAGTTCTTTCCATCAGCGCGATCAGTAGTAGACTTCAAGGTGTAGCTAACGCTTCTTGCGTCATTGGGCTTGATCAGCACGGAATCAGAGGATACCTGGATTGCAGAAATATAAACCGGGACCAAATCGCTACCCATAGCGAAGTCAACCACTTCGTACTTGGACTTTTCAACACCCATGAAGCCACAGGTTGCCTTTGTACAGGGGTTTTCTGCTTCGGTAGTATCCAGGGCGGTAGCGTTATTGAAGACAACTTCCACTTCACCCTGAGACTTGTAAGTATAAACCTTGTTCTTGTCGCCATCGATATAGGCCCAGACAGTCCAGGTTCCCGGCGGCAGAGCAATCTGTTCGTAGGTGAACTTGGGCACAGCCGGGTTAGACAGGTCAATACCCGGAATAGAAGCGTCATTGGCCAGAAGCTGTGCAGAAGAGAGATCGGCAGGGAACTTGGTACCAGCGACCAGATAGTACTGGAACTTGAAGCTCGTACATTCAGACTTATTAACGAAGTCAGCACCGCAGCATTCGATGGCCTTATCGTCACCAGAAACTGCAGCAGCACAAGAACCTTCACCAGTCTGAGTATAGCACATCTGGTATTCAGGATTCTTGGGAGTGTAGTTTTCAGTCTTTTCCTTGGTAAGGGCAGTCTTCTGCTGGATGTACATATTGGTCTTGATACGAACGTTACTCATATCAGTACGACGGTCGCAGAAGAAGATGTCAATGTCATAGGTCTTGTTAGCAACGAGAGCACCCTGAGCACCAGTAAATTCATCCAGGTTCACGTAACCAGGAGCGGCAAGGTGGGTACCACCCAGGTCCACTGCCAACTTGTTATCGATATAGACCCAAATGTCATCGTCACCGCGGAAGGAGAACTGCATACCCGGACGGTAAACGAAGTGTGCGTGAGACTCGAAGCAGAACATCTGGTTGTTCATGCCAGAAATACGGGCATCCCAGGAAGTGTTGTCATAAACGTCGGGATTGGTACCGGAGTCGAATTCGCCGGCAGCCACAGGATAAAGGTCGATATAGGGGAGACCGCTCTTGGGTTCCAGGTCAGACCAGTCGGCCACGACACCCAGCTGAGCCTTAGCTGCAGCAGAAACCTTAGCCGGAGTACCGACACCGTATCTGACGTTGCCCAAACCCTTACGAGTAGCAGCAGCAGTAGCGCAAGTACCAACACAAGTACCGAGAGTAACGGAGTCCTTAAGGTCATTCAAAATGGTAAATGCACCGGTGGGTTCGTTATAGCTATCGTATTCCCACATACCGTCAGAAGACTGGGTAAAGAGCACGTCGCGGCAATGCATAGCATTGACATTGGGAGTTTCGCGGAACATCACGTCAAAAGCTTCCTGACTTACAAAGCAGCCAGAAGCAGCATTGTAAGTCGGCTTCTTGGTCAGAGGATCCAGGAAGTCACCAACGATACCCTTGGTCACACCGATACAGGGAACAGTATTTGCAGCACCGCCACCCGGGAAACCATAGGGAGCAGAAGCCACATAGCAACCGTTAGAAGCCACAGCAGGATAAGCATCGCAAGTGAATGCGCCATGGAGGGCGGCATCGGTATCATAAAGGATTGCAGCCAAAGTATAGGAGCAGTTACCTTCGATTTCAGGGTCAACTACAGAGAAGAGCTTGCCATCCGGAGCTTCATCCGGGTCAGCAATAAAGTAAAGTCTATCTACACCGTATGCATCGAAGAATGCTTCAACGTCAATGGCTTCAAGAGTGTTGTTCCAACCGTTGACACCGATTGCGTCGGCCAACATTTCGTCGGAATCCTTAAAGAGAACAAAAGAAGTGGGAAGATCTTCGTCCATCCACACAGCGTAGTACCATCCGCACATGGTGGGGTCAACCTTGAAGGGCTTACCACCAGCGTAGGTTCCATTGTCAGAATACATGGGAACGGAGGCCTTCCATTCTTCATCGTCCGGAACCAAGATGTAGAAGTACTTGATGTTGGGCTTTTTACCGTAAGAGATAAGAGTCTTGCCGGCCTGCTTGGGGTTTTCAAGAATGTAGACATCACCCTTGCTGTTGGGGCAGGCGAAGTCACGGTTGTTCATGGGATAGTTGGGATCCTTGGCATTATCCTTCGGGATACCATTCCACTTGGCCGTCGTAATATAGCGGATCGTAGAATCCGACATCATCGTATACACGGTGAACGTGGAGTCGTAGGCTTCACCACCGATCTTGGAAAGGTCATATTCGTAATAACCAGTCGTTGCATTGTAGGTCATTACAGACGTAACCTTCTGCTTGTTATTCATAGCAGTGTAGAAAGTCACTGTCGGGGCATTATTAGCGCCCCATTCCAGAGGCGGCTGAAAATGCAGCGTACCGGAACAGCTAGACCAGGCGCTCTGCACTCCCATGAGCACCATACATGTACCCAGAATCCACTTAAAGGCTCCCGCGAGGAGAGTATTCTTCTTGTTCTTCATAGTATTATTATCCATCAATGGTTTTCCTTCCAACATTCTTTGGCATAACGGAAAGACCGGCCATTCCGAAATGCCACACCGGCTTGAAATTTATCCTT is a genomic window of Fibrobacter sp. UWH6 containing:
- a CDS encoding fibro-slime domain-containing protein encodes the protein MDNNTMKNKKNTLLAGAFKWILGTCMVLMGVQSAWSSCSGTLHFQPPLEWGANNAPTVTFYTAMNNKQKVTSVMTYNATTGYYEYDLSKIGGEAYDSTFTVYTMMSDSTIRYITTAKWNGIPKDNAKDPNYPMNNRDFACPNSKGDVYILENPKQAGKTLISYGKKPNIKYFYILVPDDEEWKASVPMYSDNGTYAGGKPFKVDPTMCGWYYAVWMDEDLPTSFVLFKDSDEMLADAIGVNGWNNTLEAIDVEAFFDAYGVDRLYFIADPDEAPDGKLFSVVDPEIEGNCSYTLAAILYDTDAALHGAFTCDAYPAVASNGCYVASAPYGFPGGGAANTVPCIGVTKGIVGDFLDPLTKKPTYNAASGCFVSQEAFDVMFRETPNVNAMHCRDVLFTQSSDGMWEYDSYNEPTGAFTILNDLKDSVTLGTCVGTCATAAATRKGLGNVRYGVGTPAKVSAAAKAQLGVVADWSDLEPKSGLPYIDLYPVAAGEFDSGTNPDVYDNTSWDARISGMNNQMFCFESHAHFVYRPGMQFSFRGDDDIWVYIDNKLAVDLGGTHLAAPGYVNLDEFTGAQGALVANKTYDIDIFFCDRRTDMSNVRIKTNMYIQQKTALTKEKTENYTPKNPEYQMCYTQTGEGSCAAAVSGDDKAIECCGADFVNKSECTSFKFQYYLVAGTKFPADLSSAQLLANDASIPGIDLSNPAVPKFTYEQIALPPGTWTVWAYIDGDKNKVYTYKSQGEVEVVFNNATALDTTEAENPCTKATCGFMGVEKSKYEVVDFAMGSDLVPVYISAIQVSSDSVLIKPNDARSVSYTLKSTTDRADGKNYLQYFVKEADGSFTPIDPGAARSFGPDGGIDTVYVTVDLGDMNYSMETYKISTASGKQALSLTFYLPQLAFVDSRDSNWKEITGDDPAAPGFEERWTDTDQDFNMVILKPSKQADGSFAYYKCDDCNVGLTMAAGVASEGLVLSASEPFENGFARVQIRCSGNECKTYRYDAENPANSNPARISISGNGSDAIMAHYHPIYFREPPVPVPQFADIFDVKGAPVEAMKIYSDYVASEYLDGVGDSIAIYFNRNIHKDSLPEQICILWDSVAADTIYPFKDGMSTLKADSVKYCNVIVNKTQYSCLNLDAATGYCDNRLEVGGLTLSSRIKTAGTGKVYSYASFDDNGKHIKQGFEGNIVDRIAPVPIEAIVISQKNKDGELSGYDNLTVILSEPVTLLDPTNTTSFDFYLNSATSLDSVAKFASATGPTGTVVTSSIVPVPSSREDGYGKIDVIYKTSSNALSPHAGDYLRLGGDLTKLIWRDNMDSTAYGANEMRTSFDVDYHWNSPTGYNETKRLPSRWVLVTGDAEVGVYDVNFAYTGNAAECLLDSCASPITAIPVSSLDGNEQVIKSKWGIPGHLVKSDMKALYDKKKVANEDVDMSDFYFYYKVEYFTNLGAYVASSSAKIYCDDDLNFQHNKKYFFGGAGKNCTTHGTNYYIGWNMTSDNGRLVGTGAYITKIDTYVRINGSKENRKDKTSMFGIKKSKNAYPIDRTWEDFKKNN
- a CDS encoding SPOR domain-containing protein, whose protein sequence is MRKILAVVSLFALGVSAAFAAEPTDLDSLFRGHEYKPVLNASLRDSADSQQNAAVVKANTKSGKSDGYYMLQFEAVADFDAAQRRRAQLSASTGYAIQVVFDTPFYKLRGGGWTTKKAAEDKARELSAYNINAFVVKVK